GTCGTTTGCCAGGTACCCTGCCTTCTCACCCGGAAGATCAATTCCCGTTTTTACACCCAGTCCGAACTGGCTGTTATAGTAATCTAACACATTAAATTGTTCGCTATAATGCTTGCCTTCACGATTCCCCTTTCTTGCTAAACGAAGCCCCATTTCATACATATAAGTATTATTAGATACCTGTAAGGCCCTTCTTGCATCTACTGCACCATGTCCAGAGCGTAACCAGTTATTTTTAAAGCGATTTCCAACTAAGAGACCACCTCTGTCTATGATCGTCTCAGAAGGAGTAACCAGCCCCTCCTGCAAGGCAAGCATCACGGATATAGGTTTTACGGTCGAGCCTGGCGCATAGGCTCCCCGAGTAATTTTATTATCTTCATAAGGCCAGATATCCGTTTTATACACTTTACTAAATGTTTCTCGATCATAATACAAATTCAAATCATAATCAGGATAATTAGCCAAAGCTAATATTTCCCCCGTATCAGGAGACATTACCACCGCATGCCCAACTTTCAGATTTTTCTGCGAAAGGTTTTTATGCAGAATTTCCTCTACTTTATCTTGAAATCTCCAGTCCAAAGTAAGAATAAGATCATTTCCAGGCTCTGCAACACGCTTTATGGTTTCGTTGACAAATTCCGAATTCCGATTTACCTGTACAGTCATAGCACCAGTTTTTCCCCGTAGCTGCGACTCGTAATAATTTTCTAAGCCAGCTACACCAACCAATTCATTCCCTGAATATTGTTTGGACTTATACTCCTTCACAAAGCGAGGATCAATGGAGTTGATATACCCCAAAATATGTGTCGCAAGTGGCCCTCCGTTTGCATCAGTCTTTACTTTTCTAAGCGGCTCCACCTCTACATAAACACCAGGGAATCGGGCTAATCGCTCCTCAATCCGAGCATCCTCAGCCGCTGTAATATTTCGCTTTATCTGTCTTGGCATGAAGGCTGGGACACCCATGCCTACCATCCGCTCTAAAACAAGTAATTTTCGCCAAGTCTGCTCACGTTGTATCCCAGACAGACCTAGGTTTACATCTAAGAAAAAGAAGCGTGCATTTTCAATTAGCTTTCGATCGCTTTGCTTCGTAACAGGTGTTGCACGCAAAATCTCAATGGAGCTTTTTATTTTGCGAACAAGATCATCTGATTGTTTTTTCTCCAAATGATAAGGAAACGGAATCTGCTGTTGCAGAAGTTCGCCAAGCAGTACCCGATCATTTGCCCCTTGCTCATACGATAAGGTCTTTCCTGTTTTTTTTCGTAACAGCTCAAGAGCCTTAGTGCGCTCTACATCGGTAAAGGCATATTTGATTGGGATATGCACTTCTTTTGCCAGACGGAGTAACTCTACGGATTGTAATAGTTCCATTTTCTCTAGTGAAGGTAATGCATCTAATTTTGTCTGTATTTGCGTTCGCAATCTCTGACGTTGCTCAAAAGACAATATGATGGGAAAGCTAGCTTGTAGCTGAATCCCTAAGTCAGCCAGCTTCTTATCATCACCTCGCTCCTCTTGCTTCCAATCAAGCAAGGTAGCCAATTCCTCCGCTACACTCTCCTTGTTTATTTTTTCTTCTGGTCTATCCATAAATTTAACAGTGAAAACAGGCTTATTATCCACTAGGACCACTCCATTGCGATCTAAAATATGACCTCTTGGAGCAGGAATTGGAAGTTCTTTGAGGCTGTATTTCTCTAATTCTTGCGCAAATAACTCCCCTTGAACAACTTGAACATATGCCAGCCGTAAAATGACAACTACAAAACAGATAAAAACAGCTAAAAACATAATATTTACACGGAATACTATTTCCGGGTCTTTTTTTCGCTGCTGCTCTGGTTCAATTTGCATGATTTCACCGCATCCCTTGTCATATATCCCTTTCTTATAAATATACCAGAACATTCCATTTATTCCATTAGATAATATAGCTGAAAAATTAGTACGTCCCGCTAGGTTTCACTTTTACTCCATATAAAAAGACAGCTATAAATGTTGGACATTCATAGCTGTCTGCATAATTTCATCATATCTAGCGTTATATGTTATAAATCAAGTAACCCTTTTGCAATCATGCCATCTAAAGCTGTTAAAATACCCACTTTTACATGCGAGTACGTAAGCCCTCCCTGCACAAAGCCCAAATAAGGTTCACGTAGAGGACCATCAGCAGAAAACTCAATGCTAGCCCCTTGAATAAAGGTGCCCGCTGCCATGATAACCTCATCCGCATAACCTGGCATTGGACTAGGATAAGGTGTTACATGCGAATCGACAGGGGCCGCCTTCTGTATACCTTGGCAGAAGGTTATTAATCGTTGGGCACTTCCAAATTCTACAGACTGAATTAAATCAGTTCGTGGTTCATGCCACAACGGATCAGTGCGGAATCCTAGTTTTTCCAGCATAGCAGACGAGAAAATCGCCCCTTTCAACGCTTCACCTACCACGTGCGGAGCTAAGAAGAAGCCTTGGAACATCTCCAATAAAGAGTATAATGACGCTCCGCCTTCCGCTCCGATTCCTGGAGCTGCCATACGATAAGACGCCATTGTAACCAAATCCTCGCGTCCTACAATATAACCACCTGTTTTAACCAAACCGCCACCTGGGTTTTTAATCAGTGAACCAGCCATAATATCAGCGCCGACCTGTAGCGGTTCTTTTTCCTCTGTAAATTCCCCATAGCAATTATCCACGAACACGTATAATTCAGGGCGTATTTCCTTCACAAAAGAAATCATTTCCTCTAGCTTAGCAATCGTAAACGACGGGCGATCCGCATAGCCACGCGAACGCTGAATCCCAATCACTTTCGTTTCGGGACGAATCGCTGTTCTTACAGCATGAAAGTCAATGCTTCCATCCTCTAATAATGGTACATAGTCGTAACTAATCCCATAATCCTTCAATGAGCCTTGACCTTCTCCACGCACTCCTACCACTTCTTCTAGCGTATCGTATGGTTTGCCCGTTATATATAATAAGTGATCTCCTGGGCGCAGCATTCCAAATAAACTTATTGCTATCGCATGCGTTCCCGATATAATATGCGGACGTACGAGAGCCGCTTCTCCACCAAACACTTCTGCATAAATAGATTCTAGTGTTGCTCGACCACTATCATCATAACCGTAGCCAGTGGATGGTGAAAAATGAAATTCATTTACTTCATGCTTTTGAAATGAGCGCAATACTTTTAATTGATTATAGTCAACCAAGCGGGATACTTCCTGATGTCGCTTGGCAATCATCTCTTCTACTTCTTCCACAAGCGGACGTAATTGCGCCCCGTGCGTAAACAGTTGAAACATGTTCTTTCTCTCACCTTTCTCTTACCATTCCTCTTCGTTGATTGCTGGTGGGTTTACCATATATGGAATCAAACGCCCATACATGGGTTCATCTGGCTTAATACGTATCGTAATATGATAAGCGGTGCCATCCTCGGAGAATTCCTGCTCCATCTCTAGTCCAGCTCGATGCATCATGGAGATCACGTCCCCACGCTCCATCGGAATAATCAGTTCGACACTTTCATACCCCGTCAATACTATTCCTTCGACTCTATTTAATAAACGCTGCAAATCCTGCTCAGACAATGCTGATATCTGAATCGAATCTTCAGGGTGCGGCAAATACTTGTCAGTATCAAGCAGATCAGCCTTATTATATACCACTAATCGAGGGATGCCTTCAGCTTCTAAATCCTTTAAGACCTGATCTACAACCTCCATATGAACTTCAAAATCAGGATGGGAGCAGTCGACTACATGTAAGATTAAATCTGCCTCTTGAACCCCTTCTAATGTGGATCGAAAAGCTGCAATCAAAGCAGTGGGCAGGTCTTGAATAAAACCAACTGTATCCGTCAACAGTACTTCTTTTCCACTAGGAAGAGCCAACTGACGTGTGGTTGGATCAAGCGTAGCAAATAATTTATCCTCTTGCAATGTATCTGCTTTTGTTAAATTATTTAATAAGGTAGATTTGCCTGCATTCGTATAACCAACCAGCGCGATTTGGTAAACATGGTTTTTCTTCCTGCGCTCACGATGAAGCTGTCTAGTCCGCACAATATCATCTAGCTGTTGCTTTAATTCACTAATTCGACGACGAATGTGACGGCGGTCTGTTTCCAATTTCGTCTCACCAGGTCCACGCGTTCCAATACCGCCACCCAATCGGGACATCTGATTTCCTTGCCCGGCAAGTCGGGGCAGTAAATAGCTATATTGTGCTAGCTCTACTTGAATCTTACCTTCACGCGAATTAGCTCTACTCGCGAAAATATCCAATATCAATTGTGTACGGTCAATTACTCGACACTCAAATAACGCTTCTAAATTACGGTTTTGGCTAGCGGATAATTCATCATTAAAGATGACAACATCTACATCCAGACTAACTGCTAATTCCGCAATCTCTTGGATTTTACCCGTTCCTAGATACCAAGCTGAATCGACACGCTCGCGATTTTGGGTAATAACTTCTAGCACTTCAACACCGGCCGTCCGCGCTAGCTCTCCCAGCTCCTCTAGGGATAACCGCATCCGCTCCTCATCTCGCTGATCTAATAGACAACCAACTACTATAGCTGTTTGCTGTTTATTCCATTCACTCATATATGTAACCTTCCTTCCCACGTCCCCAGACGAAAAGAACGGCATCCGTTCGCATGTCTAGCAAACGTATGCCCTAATTCATTCTTTTACTAGCTAGTAATCAATATACCTTCTTTTTTACCCATTTGCCATCCTTTTCATCCTTCACCCGTTAAATCTAGGGAGATGTCAACTTTGTTCTCCAGATTTAAAAACACACGTTACATCCATTAAACGTCAGGCTTCAGTTCAAAAAAGGATTGCTAACCTGCAAGTCCTCTGCTCGTATGCTCATTAATTCTTCCTTGCTTGGGTTAGAACTCTTTAACAACCGCATAGCTTGTGCTCGAATAGCCTTCTCCAGCATATTCCGTATGTAACGCGCATTGCTAAATGACTCCAAAAAAGGGTCGGATAGCAGGTGGATCAGATGCTGCTTCATTTTTTCTTTTGCCGTAGAGGTGAGCACATATTGCTTTTCCTCGACCATGATCGCCGCAATTTCCATCAGCTCATCTACCTCATAATCTGTAAAGTGAATCTGAATCGGAAAACGCGAGGGCAGGCCTGGATTGATCTGCAAAAACTCATCCATCTCCTCTGTGTACCCGGCCAAAATGCAAATAAATTCGTTTTTGTGATCTTCCATTGCCTTCGTGAGACAATCCACTGCTTCCTTGCCAAAATCCTTCTCTCCTCCGCGCGCTAACGAATAAGCCTCATCCACAAACAAGATTCCGCCCAAAGCCTTTTTAATTAAATCGCGTGTTTTCTGCGCTGTATGTCCAATGAACTCTCCCACTAGATCGGCTCGTTCCACCTCAATTAAATGGCCCTTGCTTAAAATCCCCATCTCTTTAAGCACCTTCCCAAAAATCCGGGCCACCGTAGTCTTTCCCGTTCCTGGGCTACCTTTAAATACCATATGATATACCTGTTGTTCTGTCTTTAACTGATGCTTTGCGCGTTCACGGTTCGTTCTAAGGAGGGCATAAATCTCGTACATGACAAGCTTTGCCTCATCGAGTCCAATCATTTTTTCCAGATCATTAATAACGGATTTGATTTGATCATTCGCAGTAGATCGTACCGTGTCTACCAACGGCTCTGGTTCCTTTAGCGGCTGTACAACCGGATGATGAAACACAAATTGAATTCGATGTGGTGACTCCGGTGATTCTGTAACGACCGTTTTGGTCATAGTCGCAGCCTGTTTCATGTCCCATCACCTGCCTTCCATAATCGTCTCTACAGTATACGCAGCACACTTTGAAATCCTGTACAGAAAATCCAAAATAAATAGCTTGATTTATAAAAAAATCCCGTCTCACCTGTTGCAGTGATCCGGGATGTTTCTTATCTGTCAACAAATACAGCTTTACCTGTAGTCGCATCAATAAATACGTTTTTGTCTACCTTTCTTTCCTTAACTCGATACACTAACCTAGTCTTTTTACCTCCATCCACATATTCATACACAAGCTCTACCGGATTATAGCGCAGCCACTCACTAGCTCCCACTTTTGGTGACACTATGGCATTTCGATCCGGGAGCTTGACTTGCTTAATAGAAGAAGATACAAAAGGCTTTTCAACTGAATCTTTGATAAATAAGATGACTTCTCCTGTAGCTGAATCTACATGAACCGAATAACTGAGATAGGAACTATCCGTCTGTAAAACCGGAATGCCTTGATGGCTTTTAAAGAAACGGAATATATGCGTGTATTCATTCTCGTTACTGTATGTGAGCTGTACTTCTTTGTCCCAAGGATCAAGGTATTTCTCCAGAAATCGAATGGCCTTCTCTCTAGCTTTCTCTTTGGAAACTCTCCATTTTTCTTTAAGAGTAACCTTGGAAATTTGCAGGACACGCCCGGAGCTTAATTCCGTAATAACCGTATATTCACCCTTTTCTCCAAATTGGTAAACAGCCTCATTTTCTTCTTTCCGTTGTTTATGATCGTCCCAATTATTGGAGTAAACTTTTAATGGCCCCTTAATTCCATACTCCTGTTTAATGAGCAGCTCTGCTTCTTGTTGATTGCGTGCGAGGGCAGGTTTATTTGGTGGATTCATTTTAATCAAGGTCGGTTGATCATAATCGTAGTAAGTATGATAGATCGCTTTGCCCGTAATCGCATCAAAGCTGTACGCGTTCAGGATACCTGGTGTGTATTCTAGTATTGGCCGGTCATTTTTTGGATCAAAATGTTCGACATACCTTAATTTTATATACTTTTGTAACTGATTTTCCAATTCATGTACAGGTATTGCCTGTGACGGATGTGGAAAGGCTGATTGATCTATCCATTCGTCACTCCGTACACCGAACCCTTTTAACTCCCCTTTTCCATTAATACTTATGTAAACATTATCCCCGCTTACTGGAATCCCATTAACATATCGCATAAAGTTAGCTGAGCTTTTTGATAGATTGGTTTGTTTATACTCTTTCCTTTTTTCACCTAAAAATTCCTGTAAAATA
The nucleotide sequence above comes from Brevibacillus laterosporus LMG 15441. Encoded proteins:
- a CDS encoding peptidoglycan D,D-transpeptidase FtsI family protein, which produces MQIEPEQQRKKDPEIVFRVNIMFLAVFICFVVVILRLAYVQVVQGELFAQELEKYSLKELPIPAPRGHILDRNGVVLVDNKPVFTVKFMDRPEEKINKESVAEELATLLDWKQEERGDDKKLADLGIQLQASFPIILSFEQRQRLRTQIQTKLDALPSLEKMELLQSVELLRLAKEVHIPIKYAFTDVERTKALELLRKKTGKTLSYEQGANDRVLLGELLQQQIPFPYHLEKKQSDDLVRKIKSSIEILRATPVTKQSDRKLIENARFFFLDVNLGLSGIQREQTWRKLLVLERMVGMGVPAFMPRQIKRNITAAEDARIEERLARFPGVYVEVEPLRKVKTDANGGPLATHILGYINSIDPRFVKEYKSKQYSGNELVGVAGLENYYESQLRGKTGAMTVQVNRNSEFVNETIKRVAEPGNDLILTLDWRFQDKVEEILHKNLSQKNLKVGHAVVMSPDTGEILALANYPDYDLNLYYDRETFSKVYKTDIWPYEDNKITRGAYAPGSTVKPISVMLALQEGLVTPSETIIDRGGLLVGNRFKNNWLRSGHGAVDARRALQVSNNTYMYEMGLRLARKGNREGKHYSEQFNVLDYYNSQFGLGVKTGIDLPGEKAGYLANDKYLGNLVDAFIGQYNSFTPMQLCQYVSTIANGGYRIKPHLVKEIRKGASNPTERITLTKVEPYVLNKVDIDPKWIKVVQEGMAKVTQPNGTAYRNFKGFPFPVAAKTGTAQTGGNADNALIVGYAPVKNPQIAFAVVVPGGGHGADMSGVIAKQILEEYVKMYGIEQ
- a CDS encoding aminotransferase class I/II-fold pyridoxal phosphate-dependent enzyme — protein: MFQLFTHGAQLRPLVEEVEEMIAKRHQEVSRLVDYNQLKVLRSFQKHEVNEFHFSPSTGYGYDDSGRATLESIYAEVFGGEAALVRPHIISGTHAIAISLFGMLRPGDHLLYITGKPYDTLEEVVGVRGEGQGSLKDYGISYDYVPLLEDGSIDFHAVRTAIRPETKVIGIQRSRGYADRPSFTIAKLEEMISFVKEIRPELYVFVDNCYGEFTEEKEPLQVGADIMAGSLIKNPGGGLVKTGGYIVGREDLVTMASYRMAAPGIGAEGGASLYSLLEMFQGFFLAPHVVGEALKGAIFSSAMLEKLGFRTDPLWHEPRTDLIQSVEFGSAQRLITFCQGIQKAAPVDSHVTPYPSPMPGYADEVIMAAGTFIQGASIEFSADGPLREPYLGFVQGGLTYSHVKVGILTALDGMIAKGLLDL
- the hflX gene encoding GTPase HflX, which codes for MSEWNKQQTAIVVGCLLDQRDEERMRLSLEELGELARTAGVEVLEVITQNRERVDSAWYLGTGKIQEIAELAVSLDVDVVIFNDELSASQNRNLEALFECRVIDRTQLILDIFASRANSREGKIQVELAQYSYLLPRLAGQGNQMSRLGGGIGTRGPGETKLETDRRHIRRRISELKQQLDDIVRTRQLHRERRKKNHVYQIALVGYTNAGKSTLLNNLTKADTLQEDKLFATLDPTTRQLALPSGKEVLLTDTVGFIQDLPTALIAAFRSTLEGVQEADLILHVVDCSHPDFEVHMEVVDQVLKDLEAEGIPRLVVYNKADLLDTDKYLPHPEDSIQISALSEQDLQRLLNRVEGIVLTGYESVELIIPMERGDVISMMHRAGLEMEQEFSEDGTAYHITIRIKPDEPMYGRLIPYMVNPPAINEEEW
- a CDS encoding AAA family ATPase; its protein translation is MKQAATMTKTVVTESPESPHRIQFVFHHPVVQPLKEPEPLVDTVRSTANDQIKSVINDLEKMIGLDEAKLVMYEIYALLRTNRERAKHQLKTEQQVYHMVFKGSPGTGKTTVARIFGKVLKEMGILSKGHLIEVERADLVGEFIGHTAQKTRDLIKKALGGILFVDEAYSLARGGEKDFGKEAVDCLTKAMEDHKNEFICILAGYTEEMDEFLQINPGLPSRFPIQIHFTDYEVDELMEIAAIMVEEKQYVLTSTAKEKMKQHLIHLLSDPFLESFSNARYIRNMLEKAIRAQAMRLLKSSNPSKEELMSIRAEDLQVSNPFLN
- a CDS encoding YcdB/YcdC domain-containing protein; this encodes MDVDSFDKKLAQEFRTTNLDVLPFTPQLEAKIWEGIRKKKQKNRRLFASLSLACGFTLIVLGSRSVWLEDIQLSSKQPIIKLETELKGLSLEAQKTMQSLYKFAPYLKNGKVMEFKDARDNYIVTIEEKKTEKEEEGWSARIRLDRTNGKLEELDVLNAGRDKGNKAIDSQSATAILQEFLGEKRKEYKQTNLSKSSANFMRYVNGIPVSGDNVYISINGKGELKGFGVRSDEWIDQSAFPHPSQAIPVHELENQLQKYIKLRYVEHFDPKNDRPILEYTPGILNAYSFDAITGKAIYHTYYDYDQPTLIKMNPPNKPALARNQQEAELLIKQEYGIKGPLKVYSNNWDDHKQRKEENEAVYQFGEKGEYTVITELSSGRVLQISKVTLKEKWRVSKEKAREKAIRFLEKYLDPWDKEVQLTYSNENEYTHIFRFFKSHQGIPVLQTDSSYLSYSVHVDSATGEVILFIKDSVEKPFVSSSIKQVKLPDRNAIVSPKVGASEWLRYNPVELVYEYVDGGKKTRLVYRVKERKVDKNVFIDATTGKAVFVDR